The following are encoded together in the Streptomyces rapamycinicus NRRL 5491 genome:
- a CDS encoding LLM class flavin-dependent oxidoreductase, with product MRAGVVVAAQPGVEDLAVRAEELGLHSFWVYDTPMVHGDPFVALSLCAKATRRIRLGIGVTSAGLRSAPAAASGFASLNALAPGRIICGVGTGNTARRTLGMPPTKVAALEDFIAALQDLCAGRSTEYREGDRVRDIRFLHAGAHVNTTDPIEFVVAALHGPKAAAVAGRHGAGLISVGLLDPTAWHALHDARRQAAHSAPRDPDSHTVSRADSYLVTSLHMLHQNEDPDSDAARDATGHLVLSLLDYAADTPAFAEQLGPDEREAVRRLLDRRGTTATAPDRYTKIYPGYLGRIAPQDRDLVLPPLMNALALVGTRDDLLTRITALEQAGVDELLIQPVVDPPAEMAQLAKLLT from the coding sequence ATGCGTGCAGGCGTCGTCGTCGCCGCGCAGCCCGGTGTGGAGGATCTCGCCGTGCGGGCCGAGGAGTTGGGCTTGCACAGCTTCTGGGTCTACGACACCCCGATGGTCCACGGTGACCCCTTCGTCGCCTTGAGCCTGTGTGCGAAGGCCACCCGCCGCATCAGGCTCGGTATCGGCGTGACCTCAGCGGGGCTGCGCTCGGCCCCGGCCGCGGCGAGCGGGTTCGCCAGCCTCAATGCTTTGGCGCCGGGCCGGATCATCTGCGGGGTCGGCACCGGAAACACCGCCCGGCGCACTCTGGGCATGCCGCCGACCAAGGTGGCCGCGCTGGAGGACTTCATCGCGGCACTGCAGGATCTGTGCGCCGGGCGCTCGACCGAATACCGCGAAGGCGACCGGGTCCGCGACATCCGTTTCCTGCACGCCGGGGCGCATGTGAACACCACTGATCCGATCGAGTTCGTCGTCGCGGCGCTGCACGGACCCAAAGCCGCCGCCGTCGCGGGCCGCCACGGCGCAGGGCTCATCTCCGTCGGCCTGCTCGACCCCACCGCCTGGCATGCACTGCACGACGCCCGCCGCCAGGCCGCCCACAGCGCGCCCCGCGACCCTGATTCCCACACGGTCTCCCGAGCGGACTCGTACCTGGTCACCTCGCTCCACATGCTTCACCAGAACGAGGACCCCGACAGCGACGCGGCCCGGGACGCGACCGGTCACCTGGTCCTGTCGCTGTTGGACTACGCCGCCGACACACCTGCCTTCGCCGAGCAGCTCGGCCCCGATGAACGTGAGGCGGTGCGACGACTCCTCGACCGGCGCGGCACCACCGCCACCGCGCCGGACCGGTACACCAAGATCTACCCCGGCTACCTCGGACGCATCGCGCCGCAGGACCGGGACCTGGTCCTGCCCCCGCTGATGAACGCCCTGGCCCTCGTCGGCACCCGCGACGACCTCCTCACCCGCATCACCGCCCTGGAACAGGCGGGCGTCGACGAACTCCTCATCCAGCCGGTGGTCGACCCGCCCGCCGAGATGGCTCAGCTCGCGAAACTCCTCACCTGA
- a CDS encoding CHAT domain-containing protein, which produces MCLSKNENLPDAQVERMLPLLHESVRHKVASDAGPRLPALVTSLLVRWWEGSGRTDRRAARAALAHAEAEHATLTEDSPRLVPALHTIGILLQHRYAEETGSSADLRQAAVCFRRITELSAPDSPDHRDAAAHLMACRLASPGDGPVLDLVHPDDFDEPDPQAGPTEVMAAAQGLLDSARGIFEKELVARALTLLDRLGTGDGLDPVMAADHALVLASALLRQVRHRPQSLALGRAMDIVERAAAAQPEGGTRRAVLLAQLARCWHARYDSSGSPLDLEEAIELARGARDLLSPGGRHRRDSTRQLGSLLLIRDRRSAEGLRLIREWAAPDDPEGSAEAAADWSRGAAGMGAWEEASTAAQIALRRALTGLEDTGGSLEDRLARIHDAEVIAVQAALSAVHAGDLGTALRSLETVGSARAPEPEEGPDLRPPPEGCVVVHLCASGGENVLALGMGASGRTGALWLPVSAEDVTGQAGLSGLAQGNTPDPAWYRQTVDALAGWAGEHLVKPVLEKWPTPWLCVIPHGTRLGALPLHAAWWPDPTLPEGRRHVLDAALVTVASGARRPRAGEPHPDEPGSILAVADPEPVREQPLPGARRETEGAVLHFARSTLLTGTDARRNAVLAALPGADVVHLATHGRTDPLRPLVGGLVLAHDETLSMAELLEQPLSGTRLLVLFACSLGQGGIFFLGPRPTGSLVQALLRTGVGGLVSSMWRAPDESSSLLIDRFYQLWRSGSYPHPAEALRQGQGPGLRRSVPRAAAPHRPRGRLRRTRRTAPGIRPGRDAVSAGRHRGPPHTAPATRSLGARTGEDSAGDRAPRRRHPAQPR; this is translated from the coding sequence ATGTGCCTGAGCAAGAACGAGAACCTCCCCGATGCGCAGGTCGAGCGCATGCTGCCGCTCCTGCACGAGAGCGTCCGCCACAAGGTCGCCTCCGACGCCGGTCCCCGTCTCCCGGCACTTGTGACGTCGCTGCTGGTGCGGTGGTGGGAGGGCAGCGGCAGAACGGACCGGCGCGCGGCACGGGCGGCTCTCGCGCACGCCGAGGCGGAGCACGCGACGCTCACCGAGGACAGCCCTCGTCTGGTGCCCGCCCTCCATACGATCGGGATCCTGCTGCAGCATCGGTATGCCGAGGAGACCGGTTCCTCGGCCGATCTGCGGCAGGCCGCCGTCTGCTTCCGGCGTATCACCGAGCTTTCCGCACCGGACTCGCCCGACCACCGCGACGCCGCGGCACACCTGATGGCATGCCGCCTCGCGTCCCCGGGCGACGGCCCCGTCCTGGACCTGGTCCATCCCGACGACTTCGACGAGCCGGATCCCCAGGCCGGCCCGACGGAGGTGATGGCCGCCGCCCAGGGCCTGCTGGACAGCGCCCGGGGCATCTTCGAGAAGGAACTGGTCGCGCGTGCGCTCACCCTGCTGGACCGGCTGGGGACCGGGGACGGCCTGGATCCCGTCATGGCCGCGGACCACGCGCTGGTCCTGGCGTCCGCGCTGCTGAGGCAGGTGCGGCACCGGCCCCAGTCGCTGGCGCTCGGGCGTGCGATGGACATCGTCGAGCGGGCGGCCGCGGCACAGCCGGAGGGCGGCACTCGGCGTGCGGTGCTGCTGGCGCAGCTCGCCCGCTGCTGGCACGCGCGGTACGACAGCAGCGGCAGCCCGCTCGATCTGGAGGAGGCGATCGAACTGGCCCGCGGCGCGCGTGACCTGCTGTCACCAGGGGGACGTCACCGACGGGACAGCACCCGGCAGCTGGGCTCTCTGCTCCTCATCCGGGACAGGCGCTCGGCGGAAGGGCTGCGGCTGATCCGCGAATGGGCCGCTCCGGACGACCCCGAGGGGTCCGCGGAGGCCGCCGCCGACTGGTCCCGCGGCGCGGCCGGCATGGGCGCGTGGGAGGAGGCGTCGACGGCGGCGCAGATCGCTCTTCGGCGGGCCCTGACCGGTCTGGAGGACACCGGCGGCAGTCTGGAGGATCGTCTCGCGCGGATCCATGACGCCGAGGTCATCGCGGTCCAGGCGGCCCTCAGCGCGGTCCACGCCGGCGACCTGGGAACGGCGCTGCGCAGTCTGGAGACAGTCGGTTCCGCACGTGCCCCGGAGCCGGAGGAAGGCCCGGATCTGCGGCCGCCTCCCGAGGGATGCGTCGTCGTCCACCTGTGTGCCTCGGGTGGGGAGAACGTACTCGCTCTGGGCATGGGCGCATCAGGCCGGACCGGGGCACTGTGGCTCCCCGTCTCCGCCGAGGACGTGACCGGCCAGGCGGGCCTCTCGGGACTTGCCCAGGGCAACACCCCGGACCCCGCCTGGTATCGGCAGACCGTGGACGCACTCGCAGGCTGGGCGGGCGAGCATCTGGTGAAACCCGTGCTGGAGAAGTGGCCCACCCCCTGGCTCTGTGTGATTCCGCACGGCACGCGTCTCGGAGCGCTCCCCCTGCATGCCGCGTGGTGGCCGGACCCCACGCTGCCGGAGGGACGGCGCCATGTGCTGGACGCGGCACTGGTCACCGTCGCGAGTGGCGCCAGGCGGCCGAGGGCGGGCGAACCGCACCCCGACGAACCGGGCAGCATCCTCGCGGTCGCCGATCCTGAGCCCGTGCGTGAACAGCCACTTCCCGGGGCCCGCCGCGAGACCGAAGGAGCGGTACTCCACTTCGCCCGCTCCACGCTGCTGACGGGCACCGACGCGCGCCGCAACGCGGTTCTCGCCGCCCTCCCGGGAGCCGACGTCGTCCATCTGGCCACCCACGGCCGCACCGACCCGCTCCGCCCACTCGTCGGCGGGCTGGTCCTGGCCCACGACGAGACCCTCAGCATGGCCGAGCTGCTGGAGCAACCTCTCTCGGGCACCCGCCTGCTGGTGCTCTTCGCGTGCTCCCTCGGCCAGGGAGGGATCTTCTTCCTGGGGCCCCGCCCGACGGGCTCGCTGGTGCAGGCCCTGCTGCGCACGGGCGTGGGCGGCCTCGTGAGCAGCATGTGGCGGGCGCCTGACGAGAGCAGCAGCCTGCTGATCGACCGCTTCTACCAGCTGTGGCGCTCCGGCTCCTACCCGCACCCCGCCGAGGCACTTCGCCAAGGGCAAGGGCCAGGACTCCGTCGATCGGTTCCTCGCGCTGCTGCGCCACACCGTCCTCGAGGTCGCCTGCGACGAACAAGGCGAACCGCTCCTGGCATCCGCCCAGGACGGGACGCCGTGTCTGCCGGTCGTCACCGCGGCCCTCCACACACGGCGCCTGCCACCCGCTCGCTGGGAGCGCGTACTGGGGAGGACTCTGCCGGAGATCGCGCCCCCCGGCGTCGACATCCTGCTCAACCCCGGTGA